The genome window GTTTTTTGTAACTACCAAAAAACCTTGGATATCAAATATAAGAAAGTACCAAGACAATCTCCGTCCCGTAATGAATTAGCTAAAAGCTCCATCGCCCATAACTCCTAATTACCTCACTGGCACAATTAGCCCGCCTTATATATGGCGCGCCGCTAACCAAACTAAGTCTTAATGAATTGATTCGGGACACCGTCTGCGAAAACATTTATAATTTAGAATGGGAAAATTGTGTTGCTTAGAACTTAGATTTTAAACATGTGTAGGAACAGTATAGCTATGTCAGCTCATATTCAAGTACGTGCGCACCGCGATATGAGctgactagccaaaagcaatatcctttcaatgtgagaacgagacgccagtctcactccgaccattgtaacgttaactggttattttaatatacggagttaattataaagtgcttattattccacaccaatatatcacctcttataatatagaagtgcggacaaataacttctaaagtgGTGACCTCCCGACGTGAATCAGTGGACGATCagtgaataataaaaacagttaaAGTGATTAAAAATGAGTCCGGATCCCAACAAATTAACTTCGGGCAGTGAGACTCAACCGGGCGCGGACAATGTACCAGCAGCAGAAACGACCGATGTGGTAGCCATTTCAGTGTCGAGCCGGATACCAGATTTCTGGGTGGACCAGCCCAGAGTTTGGTTCATCCGGACGGAAGCAGTATTAACACCACAGCGGATAGGGGACGACGCCAAATTCGACATGGTGGTGTCGAAGCTGCCAAAGGACGTAATACTGCGGCTGGCGGATTTTCTAACAAACCCGCCCGCCACCAACCGATATCAGGAGCTTAAGGCGAAGCTCTTGAAGATGTTGGAAGATTCCAAAAACAGGCAAGTAGAGAAGGTCCTCGGGGAAATGGACCTGGGCGATCAAAAACCATCCCAGCTATTGGCCAAGATGCGCAACCTGGCTAAGGACAGCTTCCCCGATGCCACACTGAGAATAATGTGGCAGAATCACCTACCTACGGCAGTGCGCGCAGTTTTGGTAGCATCCAGGGAGAGCGATCTTGACACACTGGCCAACATCGCCGATGACGTATCGGAAGCCACTAGAATCCCTAACGTGGCAGCAGCGGCAGTACCACAGAGTCAGGCGCACAGAGCCGCAGCGAACACCTCAGGAACCGCAGATACAGCAGTGATACTCGCTGAGATTGCCAAGTTAAGCGTCAGAATGATGGACTTGGAACGGGCAAGGCCA of Leguminivora glycinivorella isolate SPB_JAAS2020 chromosome 5, LegGlyc_1.1, whole genome shotgun sequence contains these proteins:
- the LOC125225971 gene encoding uncharacterized protein LOC125225971 → MSPDPNKLTSGSETQPGADNVPAAETTDVVAISVSSRIPDFWVDQPRVWFIRTEAVLTPQRIGDDAKFDMVVSKLPKDVILRLADFLTNPPATNRYQELKAKLLKMLEDSKNRQVEKVLGEMDLGDQKPSQLLAKMRNLAKDSFPDATLRIMWQNHLPTAVRAVLVASRESDLDTLANIADDVSEATRIPNVAAAAVPQK